From one Thunnus maccoyii chromosome 6, fThuMac1.1, whole genome shotgun sequence genomic stretch:
- the si:dkey-52l18.4 gene encoding uncharacterized protein si:dkey-52l18.4 codes for MYDYLLVAISCLCFLPSGFHAENCSETVLARRETFHAPVGDSLSLSCVVQHCGDAWTGEWMWRNSTDNELRAIMEDARHQITNVTLSGNQTQMRLKFLSVNELDEGSYACKVTWDRGGSAQGHWTYLNITAADPFQRTVYHRIFICAGAFICLPIILVLARCLSPEHKPQPLPRTRFTATYRAQSHLAPQPPPRCPVPQKRSTSSHKAPPKSQQKTEVVYADISKAALDQQQAIREPAQSTVYSSLRFSQ; via the exons ATGTACGACTATCTCCTGGTTGCCATCAGCTGTCTCTGCTTTCTTCCTTCTG GTTTCCATGCTGAAAACTGCAGTGAGACTGTTCTGGCAAGACGTGAGACATTTCATGCACCAGTAGGGGACAGTCTGTCCCTGTCCTGTGTGGTCCAGCACTGTGGAGACGCCTGGACAGGGGAGTGGATGTGGAGAAATTCAACAGATAATGAGTTAAGAGCCATCATGGAGGATGCCAGGCACCAGATTACCAATGTGACTCTCTCAGGCAATCAGACCCAAATGCGTCTGAAGTTTCTGAGCGTCAATGAGTTAGATGAAGGTTCCTATGCGTGCAAGGTTACATGGGATCGAGGGGGAAGTGCTCAGGGGCATTGGACGTACCTGAACATCACTGCAG CTGACCCGTTTCAAAGGACTGTGTATCACAGGATTTTTATCTGTGCCGGAGCTTTTATCTGTCTTCCCATCATTCTGGTATTGGCTCGTTGTCTGAGTCCAGAGCATAAGCCTCAGCCACTTCCCAGGACGCGTTTCACAGCTACATACAGAGCACAATCACACCTTGCTCCGCAGCCCCCACCTCGATGCCCGGTACCACAGAAACGTAGCACTTCCTCCCACAAAG CTCCTCCCAAGTCCCAGCAGAAGACTGAG GTGGTGTATGCAGACATTTCCAAGGCTGCACTGGACCAACAGCAAGCCATCAGAGAGCCTGCCCAGTCCACTGTCTACTCATCGCTCAGGTTTTCTCAATAA